The window GAACTCTGGGTGAGGAGGAACCCCCGGCATAGGTGAGCTTCGGCCCCAAGTGCTGCCCTGGATGAAACTTAATGTGGACATCTTGCCGGAGGGGTCTTCTAAgtggaaaagaaaaatgcaaggaGTGTTTCCAAGGGGAGGCGAGCAGTTCTCGGTGTGGTTGTGTGCTTGAGGTTGGTTTGGGCTGGGAGTTCCaaaggtgtctgtgtctgtattgCCTTGTTGTATTTTATTATGGGGTGCTGCACCCTCCCATTCTCTGCCCAGAAGCCCATGGGTATCCATGCCAAGGGCTCTTCCTGAAGAACAGCCTTCAAGCGCCAAAGTTGCCACCTCGCCTCTAACAGGTTAAGCCAGAAGCAGGTCAGGCAAAACATTTCCCCTGCAGAGTGCCCTGCCCGGTTTTGCATTCTTGCCCATGATGACACGGATTCCCCTTGAGAGCACCAGATTCCTGCTTGACGCCCTCCCAGAAAAGCACCCCTGCCCTGCATACTTCCCTGCCTCTGTCTCCAGGCTGTCAcggaaggaggaaggagggttggaggcggCCCTGCCTGGCTGAGGGCGAAGGACATACTGCAATGGGGGAAAGGTCAGATTCAGGCAGGCTTCCTCCTCTGGGCACTTCAGCGGGGAGGGGCTCGTCTGATGAGCGTTGGGGGATTTTCCACGGAGTGCCCCGCACGCTCTTCCTTCCGTCTCGCAGCAATTGTTCGTTACAGCTTCAGCTTTGCTACAAGTGGGCTGATGCCGTCTGTCTCCCCAGCCAGACCCTGCTGTGATCCCGCTGACAGGGCAGCCATTCCACTTGCTGggacatttcctttttttttttaaattttattggatgggtcattatacaaatataaaaacatacacagttaactttccatcatattgtaatacccccccaCACCcttcccacccttttctgttgacttcggacagttttccattccctttattacctcttaaataaaaccttaaccaagctaaaatatatataatataataatacctatctaatgataaataccattatctaacattccatatcctttagtactatctatccataatatccaataacctacaatataatatgtcccctatattaatagctatatactacattctaagaatgggtcatagtgatatattttataccattgctatctttagatagcacaattacatatatctatcatatctataatgttcaaaattattaatatcctttatatttttatccagttcatgacgttataacctagtaaattataacatattgtttggttgttgtgggttttccgggctgtattgccgtggtcttggcattgtagttcctgacgtttcgccagcagctatggctggcatcttcagaggtgtagcaccaaaagatagagatctctcagtgtcacagtgtggaaaagatgtggcaggtcatttttatctactcaggaggggtggggctgagctgagtcatcctgtaagagtttcccagggtgtggaatgctaatggcgggaggcttcactgtatcctgaggaggttcttttgcatatggattggtgcttgatgtgctaatcttctctgcagggctattgtcgagtatagagtgttttgttagcctggtgtttttcagaactgtaaaccatgctctgttcattcttaaggtttcttctttcctgttgaagttttgcttatgcttgtgaatttcaatggcttccctgtgcagtctgacaaagtagttggaagtgttgtccagtattttggtgtcctggaataagatactgtgccctgtttgagttaggctatgttcagccactgctgatttttctggttgtccaagtctgcagtgtctttcatgttcttttattcttgtctggatgctacgctttgtggtcctgatgtaaacttgtccacagctaggAAAGGCGGAAGGACGAGAGGAAGACCCAGAAGGAGATGGCTGGGCTCAGTGAAGGAAGCCATGACCACCAGTTTGCAAGCTCTGAGTAAGGCTGAtaatgacaggacatttgggaggtctttcactcATAGGGCAGccgtaagttggaagtgacttgatggtacattaCACGCACACTTACATACAAAAGAAATAATTACAGTCCTGATTTccactttatatttatttattatattatatttatagactgcactgaagactgcAGATTGGCTAACAAAAATGTCATCAAGAAGCAAAATATAAAATCACAAAAGAACAAGACACAGGACCAGATACTAACGGAGGCCAGTCAGAGCGCAGCCAAGGAGATCCCAGGAGCAGCCCGGCTCATCATCTCAGGGGCTCTTCACAGCGCCCAAACAGGGACAAGGAGCGCACAAGGTGGGCCTCGTGGGCGTGGAGGGGATTTCACAGCTATCTTCCAGGAAGCCAGGACGGACCCCTTAGCACTCTGAcggtgcgatcctaagcagagttactccactctaagcccattgatgtctGCTGCAATGCCTGGCTTATGTTGCGCAAGTCGGAAAGAGCCTCAAGCATTGCAAGTGTGGGTCCAGGAGTGGTGGCCCCTTCCGAGCCTGCAGGGACTGACTGCTCCCTTCCAGAAGGACATATGAGGTGGCCCAGTGGATCGGATCGGATCGGATCAGCAGTGCTTCAAGACTAGTGGCCAAACAGTTGCCCCTGAGAACCACTAAATAGGACAGAGGACCCAAGGTCTTCTCCCCCTGATGTTTTCTCCCAGCTCTTGGATCTTGAGGTTGACTGCCTCTAATTAGGGAGGTTCCCTTTTCTCACCATGATGTGATGGATTTCTCCAGGAATCTGTCTAACCAGGGCTGGTGCATCCATTGAGGCggtgctggcagctgcctcaagcGCTGACCGGGGGTAGGGGCGTGTGCCGTggggctggcggcagcagtgctggtggctgaatAGGAGGGCTGGGAAGGGCTCCCATGTGCCGCCCTGGCCTCCTGCAGCACCTGGCCCgcaggtgcctggccaggagtgcgtgctggtggcagcagtgcagggcaactgagcaggcagcctcccagccctcccactcacttgtcccgtgctgccgccagcaccaacacacagctgcaggccagccaggcgAGGCAGGCAGCCACAGCCCCATCCAGGGGCCACTGCCACGGAAATCAAGCCACTGCGAAACCAGTTCCTTATGCAATACAGGATCCATGGAAGAAGCTGTCGAGACAGGGGTCACCTCCACCTTGCAGGCCGAGATGCCGAGAGCATCGTCACTCTTGGCTCCAACCCCAAACGGGTTTGGCTTCAAGTTTCATAGGCCAGCACCTAACAGCCCTCAGTTTAGGGGGTGCAATTTCAAGGGCACTCCCCATTGGGAAAGAAGCCCTGGAAAATCCCAGCCTCTTCTTGCTCAACTGTGGAcattctccagactccacccagGCAAGGAAGGGTTTATATCCAAAGCGTCCAGGATCATCCGTGGCACTTAGACTCTTCTGCAAGCAGCGCAATGAAGGCCAcgatcctccctctcctcctcataGGTCTTCTTGCCATCTGGGCAGGGATGCCAGATGCAACAGAAGCGAAAGGTAAAttggaacccacccaccccctcaacGGGCCTGTTTTGCTCAAGGTGACTTTTGGGAAGTCCTACCCCCAGCCCAGGCCAAATGAACGAGGGGAACTCCGCACAGCGATTTCCTATCCGTGTCATATTTTTCTAATGCTGCTGCTGTCCAGCATGGAATTGTTCTGGCAGTGCATGATTGTGGCAGGAGCCGAGCGAATCCAGAGCTGCAACAAGCTGGGCTGTATTTCAGAGCATTAAAAGGCCACCAGCTCAGGGCACCCAGGCATGGAGGCAGCGGTTCTGCCAGAACCGAGAAGACCCTCCTTGGCCCTGCAGCCTAGTGACACCTGCCCAGAATGATGGGCTCTAGAAACATGCTTGCCCTGGCTGCTCTAGACAGCTCCTTCTTCTTGATCCTTTTTCTCAGACATCTGCCGACTCCCTGCCGAAGCGGGTCCCTGCCTTGCCCTTTTTCCCCGCTGGTTCTACAACTGGAAGGCCAAGGAATGTCAAAAATTCAACTATGGAGGCTGCGGAGGGAATGCAAACAACTTCAAGACTCTAGAAGAATGTCAACGTGTGTGTGGCGGTAAGATCCTGGCGTCATTCAGATGGAACAGGGAACGCCACAAGGCCTGATCCCccggcagggagggagaaggtgAAGAGGGAGGGGCCCCCACAGTGCACACACCCCTCCCTTgttggctgacaaaggcaat of the Eublepharis macularius isolate TG4126 chromosome 5, MPM_Emac_v1.0, whole genome shotgun sequence genome contains:
- the LOC129331025 gene encoding kappaPI-actitoxin-Avd3a-like, with the translated sequence MKATILPLLLIGLLAIWAGMPDATEAKDICRLPAEAGPCLALFPRWFYNWKAKECQKFNYGGCGGNANNFKTLEECQRVCGGRG